In Streptococcus oralis, a single window of DNA contains:
- a CDS encoding DUF421 domain-containing protein has translation MTLNYIEILIKLALGLFSLVFVINVTGKGNLAPNSAIDQIQNYVLGGIIGGVIYNSAISILQYAVILIMWTILVLTLKWLNNNVHFVKRLIDGKPTLLIKNGKIDPEACRSVGLSAADVALKLRSQGIFQMKQVKRAMQEQNGQLIVVQMGDENPKYPVVTDGVIQVEILETIGRSEEWLLDNLSKQGYDNVANIFIAEYDKGVVSVVTYE, from the coding sequence ATGACACTCAATTATATCGAAATTTTAATCAAACTAGCCTTGGGTCTCTTTTCTCTGGTTTTCGTAATTAATGTGACCGGAAAGGGCAACCTAGCGCCTAACTCAGCAATAGATCAAATTCAGAACTATGTACTCGGGGGTATCATCGGTGGGGTGATTTACAATAGCGCTATCAGTATCCTTCAGTATGCAGTTATCTTGATCATGTGGACCATTCTGGTCTTGACTCTCAAATGGCTCAACAACAATGTTCACTTTGTGAAACGTTTGATTGATGGGAAGCCAACCCTGCTCATCAAAAATGGGAAGATTGACCCAGAAGCCTGTCGTTCAGTTGGTTTGTCTGCGGCAGATGTTGCTCTCAAACTTCGTAGCCAGGGAATTTTCCAAATGAAACAAGTCAAACGCGCTATGCAGGAGCAAAATGGTCAACTCATCGTAGTCCAAATGGGAGATGAGAATCCCAAGTATCCTGTTGTCACAGACGGTGTGATCCAAGTTGAAATTTTGGAGACCATTGGTCGGAGCGAAGAATGGCTGCTTGATAATCTCAGCAAACAAGGGTATGACAATGTGGCCAATATCTTTATCGCTGAGTATGACAAGGGTGTCGTCTCAGTCGTAACTTATGAATAA
- a CDS encoding DUF3290 family protein gives MKFYSYDYVLSQIGQQNGIMIALGIVLLAVTGFLAFKAYHDKKGTKFRELVMISALTLLALLLVSITTYQNNQVSNNKFQASLHFIELVSKELGVDKSEVYVNTSADTDGALIKVGDRYYRALNGSEPDKYLLEKVELYKTDAIELVEVNK, from the coding sequence ATGAAATTCTATTCTTATGACTATGTCCTCAGCCAAATCGGTCAGCAAAATGGCATCATGATTGCTTTAGGGATTGTCCTATTAGCTGTGACAGGATTTTTAGCTTTCAAGGCTTACCATGATAAAAAGGGCACCAAGTTTCGTGAGTTGGTCATGATTTCAGCTTTGACCTTATTAGCTCTCCTTTTGGTCAGCATCACGACTTATCAAAACAATCAAGTTTCTAACAATAAATTTCAAGCTTCACTTCATTTCATCGAGCTTGTTTCCAAAGAATTGGGAGTAGACAAGTCAGAGGTCTATGTCAATACTTCTGCGGACACGGATGGCGCACTTATCAAGGTGGGAGATCGCTATTATCGTGCCTTGAACGGAAGTGAGCCAGACAAGTACCTGCTAGAGAAAGTCGAATTGTATAAAACAGATGCAATTGAACTGGTGGAGGTGAACAAATGA
- a CDS encoding exodeoxyribonuclease III, whose protein sequence is MKLISWNIDSLNAALTSDSARAKLSQEVLQTLVAENADIIAIQETKLSAKGPTKKHLEILEELFPGYENTWRSSQEPARKGYAGTMFLYKKELTPTISFPEIGAPSTMDLEGRIITLEFDTFFVTQVYTPNAGDGLKRLEERQVWDVKYAEYLAQLDKEKPVLATGDYNVAHKEIDLANPASNRRSPGFTDEERAGFTNLLATGFTDTFRHLHGDVPERYTWWAQRSKTSKINNTGWRIDYWLTSNRVADKVTKSDMIDSGARQDHTPIVLEIEL, encoded by the coding sequence ATGAAACTCATCTCATGGAATATTGATTCCCTCAATGCAGCCCTAACGAGCGACTCAGCTCGTGCAAAATTGTCCCAAGAAGTCCTACAAACTTTGGTAGCTGAAAATGCTGATATTATCGCTATCCAGGAAACCAAGCTTTCTGCCAAGGGTCCTACTAAAAAACACTTGGAAATTTTAGAAGAACTCTTCCCAGGTTATGAAAACACTTGGCGTTCCTCTCAAGAGCCTGCCCGCAAAGGCTACGCTGGAACCATGTTCCTTTATAAGAAAGAACTCACACCAACGATTAGCTTCCCAGAAATCGGTGCTCCTTCTACCATGGACTTGGAAGGCCGCATCATCACCTTGGAATTTGATACATTTTTCGTGACCCAAGTTTACACTCCAAACGCTGGCGACGGTCTCAAACGCTTGGAAGAGCGTCAAGTCTGGGACGTCAAATATGCTGAGTATTTGGCGCAACTAGACAAAGAAAAACCAGTCCTTGCGACTGGAGACTACAACGTAGCTCACAAGGAAATCGACCTTGCAAATCCTGCCAGCAACCGCCGTTCACCAGGATTTACAGACGAGGAACGTGCTGGCTTTACCAACCTCTTGGCAACTGGATTTACCGACACCTTCCGTCATCTTCACGGCGATGTCCCAGAGCGCTACACTTGGTGGGCGCAACGCAGCAAGACTTCTAAAATCAACAATACAGGCTGGAGAATCGACTACTGGCTCACTAGCAACCGTGTGGCTGACAAGGTGACCAAGTCTGACATGATTGACTCAGGTGCGCGTCAAGACCATACGCCGATTGTATTGGAAATTGAACTCTAA
- a CDS encoding bleomycin resistance protein codes for MDYQAVIPEFVVSDLEKSRHFYCDLLGFSVEYERPEEKFLFLSLEDCQLMLEEGSTEELAQLTYPFGRGVNISFGIEDVPQLHQKLLEADYPIYRPLTKRTFRVGDHYIYPHEFAVLDPDGYFLRFSE; via the coding sequence ATGGACTATCAAGCTGTCATTCCTGAATTTGTAGTATCTGACCTCGAAAAGTCACGCCACTTCTACTGCGACTTGCTGGGATTTTCTGTCGAATACGAGCGTCCAGAGGAGAAATTTCTCTTCCTCTCGCTTGAAGACTGCCAACTTATGCTAGAAGAAGGCAGCACAGAAGAATTAGCCCAACTAACCTATCCTTTCGGGCGCGGTGTCAATATTTCCTTTGGTATTGAAGATGTCCCTCAGCTCCACCAAAAACTGCTGGAAGCTGACTATCCTATTTATCGTCCTTTGACTAAGAGAACATTTCGTGTTGGGGATCACTACATCTATCCTCACGAATTTGCAGTCTTGGATCCTGATGGTTATTTTTTAAGATTTAGCGAATAG
- a CDS encoding xanthine phosphoribosyltransferase, whose protein sequence is MKLLEERILKDGHILGDNILKVDSFLTHQVDFSLMREIGKVFAEKFASAGITKVVTIEASGIPPAVFTAEALNVPMIFAKKAKNITMNEGILTAQVYSFTKQVTSTVSIAGKFLSPEDKVVIIDDFLANGQAAKGLIQIIEQAGAKVEAIGIVIEKSFQDGRDLLEKAGYPVLSLARLDRFENGQVVFKEADL, encoded by the coding sequence ATGAAATTATTAGAAGAGCGCATCCTCAAGGATGGTCATATCTTGGGGGACAACATCCTCAAGGTGGATTCCTTTTTAACTCACCAAGTTGACTTTAGCTTGATGCGAGAGATTGGTAAGGTATTCGCGGAAAAATTCGCTTCTGCTGGCATTACCAAGGTCGTGACCATTGAAGCTTCAGGCATTCCCCCAGCTGTTTTTACAGCTGAAGCTTTGAATGTTCCCATGATTTTCGCCAAGAAAGCTAAAAACATCACCATGAACGAAGGCATATTAACCGCCCAAGTCTACTCCTTTACCAAGCAGGTGACCAGCACCGTTTCCATCGCTGGAAAATTCCTCTCACCAGAGGACAAGGTCGTGATTATTGACGATTTCCTTGCTAATGGACAAGCTGCCAAAGGCTTGATCCAAATCATCGAACAAGCCGGAGCAAAAGTTGAAGCGATAGGTATCGTGATTGAAAAATCTTTCCAAGATGGTCGTGATTTGCTTGAAAAAGCAGGGTATCCAGTCCTATCACTGGCTCGCTTGGATCGTTTCGAAAATGGTCAGGTCGTATTTAAGGAGGCAGATCTCTAA
- a CDS encoding nucleobase:cation symporter-2 family protein: MQQQEKHSQAAVLGLQHLLAMYSGSILVPIMIATALGYSAEQLTYLISTDIFMCGVATFLQLQLNKYFGIGLPVVLGVAFQSVAPLIMIGQSHGSGAMFGALIVSGIYVVLISGIFSKVANLFPSIVTGSVITTIGLTLIPVAIGNMGNNVPEPTGQSLLLAAITVLIILLINIFTKGFIKSISILIGLVVGTAIAATMGLVDFSPVAAAPLVHVPTPLYFGMPTFEISSIVMMCIIATVSMVESTGVYLALSDITNDPIDSTRLRNGYRAEGLAVLLGGIFNTFPYTGFSQNVGLVKLSGIKTRLPIYYAAGFLVLLGLLPKFGALAQIIPSPVLGGAMLVMFGFVSLQGMQILARVDFANNEHNFLIAAVSIAAGVGLNNSNLFVSMPTAFQMFFSNGIVVASLLAIVLNAVLNRKKK; the protein is encoded by the coding sequence ATGCAACAACAAGAAAAACATTCACAAGCAGCCGTTCTTGGCTTGCAACACTTACTAGCCATGTACTCAGGTTCTATCCTGGTTCCTATCATGATTGCGACAGCTCTTGGCTATTCAGCTGAGCAGTTGACCTACCTGATCTCCACAGATATCTTCATGTGTGGGGTGGCCACCTTCCTCCAACTCCAACTCAACAAATACTTTGGGATTGGACTACCAGTCGTTCTCGGAGTTGCCTTCCAATCCGTCGCTCCCTTGATTATGATTGGGCAAAGTCACGGTAGCGGTGCTATGTTTGGTGCCCTTATCGTTTCAGGGATTTATGTAGTTCTGATTTCAGGAATTTTTTCAAAAGTAGCTAATCTTTTCCCTTCTATCGTAACAGGCTCTGTCATTACCACGATTGGATTGACCCTGATTCCTGTCGCTATTGGAAATATGGGAAATAACGTCCCAGAACCAACTGGTCAAAGTCTCTTGCTTGCTGCTATCACTGTTCTGATTATCCTCTTGATCAACATCTTTACCAAAGGATTTATCAAGTCTATCTCCATTTTGATTGGACTGGTTGTCGGAACTGCCATTGCTGCCACTATGGGCTTGGTTGACTTCTCTCCTGTGGCTGCAGCACCGCTTGTTCATGTCCCAACTCCACTCTACTTTGGAATGCCAACCTTTGAAATCTCATCTATTGTCATGATGTGTATCATCGCAACGGTTTCTATGGTTGAGTCCACTGGTGTTTACCTAGCCTTGTCTGATATCACCAATGACCCAATCGACAGCACGCGCCTGCGCAACGGTTATCGTGCAGAAGGTCTGGCCGTACTTCTCGGAGGAATTTTTAACACCTTCCCTTACACAGGATTTTCACAAAACGTTGGTTTGGTTAAATTATCAGGTATCAAAACCCGTCTACCAATCTACTACGCAGCTGGTTTCCTAGTCCTCCTTGGACTCCTTCCTAAGTTTGGCGCCCTCGCCCAAATCATTCCGAGCCCTGTTCTTGGAGGGGCCATGCTGGTGATGTTTGGTTTTGTTTCCCTTCAAGGGATGCAAATCCTCGCTCGCGTTGATTTTGCTAACAATGAACACAACTTCCTTATTGCAGCTGTCTCCATCGCTGCAGGTGTCGGACTCAACAATAGTAATCTCTTTGTCAGCATGCCGACAGCCTTCCAAATGTTCTTCTCAAACGGAATCGTCGTAGCCAGCCTACTGGCCATTGTCCTCAATGCAGTATTAAACCGGAAAAAGAAATAA
- a CDS encoding PaaI family thioesterase codes for MKDFHFDAISAFENYEIEQMRDGQVVVTTKVVDSSLNYYGNAHGGYLFTLCDQISGLVVISLGLDGVTLQSSINYLKAGKLDDVLTIKGECVHQGRTTCVVDVDITNQEGRNVCKATFTMFVTGQRSEDRQVRI; via the coding sequence ATGAAAGATTTTCATTTTGACGCTATATCTGCCTTTGAAAATTACGAAATTGAACAAATGAGAGATGGTCAGGTTGTAGTGACGACCAAAGTGGTGGACTCGTCACTCAACTACTATGGCAATGCCCATGGTGGCTATCTCTTCACCCTTTGTGACCAGATTAGTGGTTTGGTGGTTATCTCGCTAGGGCTTGATGGAGTGACGCTCCAGTCCTCTATCAACTACCTTAAGGCAGGAAAACTCGACGATGTGCTGACCATTAAAGGAGAATGTGTCCATCAAGGTCGCACAACCTGTGTCGTGGATGTCGATATCACCAATCAAGAAGGCAGAAATGTCTGCAAGGCAACCTTTACCATGTTTGTGACAGGCCAGCGGTCAGAAGACAGACAGGTGAGGATATAA
- a CDS encoding UDP-glucose--hexose-1-phosphate uridylyltransferase, which translates to MSQGVLDAFITEVIAESAFEEMDRIYLTNRVLARVGDGVLEVETDLDKLIDLKDQLVEEAVRLETIEDSQTAREILGAELMDLVTPCPSQVNRDFWKTYAQSPEQAIADFYQLSQKNDYIKLKAIAKNIAYRVPSDYGELEITINLSKPEKDPKEIAAAKLVQASNYPQCQLCLENEGYHGRVNHPARSNHRIIRFEMAGQEWGFQYSPYAYFNEHCIFLDGQHRPMAISRQSFERLLAIVEQFPGYFAGSNADLPIVGGSILTHDHYQGGRHVFPMELAPLQKTFCFAGFEQVKAGIVKWPMSVLRLTSDSKEYLINLADKILQEWRQYSDPAVQILAGTDGTPHHTITPIARKRDGQFELDLVLRDNQTSPEHPDGIYHPHKDVQHIKKENIGLIEVMGLAILPPRLKAEVEQVASYLVGDDDIVADYHQEWADQLKAQHPDLADKEKALEIVKDSVGTIFARVLEDAGVYKQTEQGQVAFMRFVEQVGILPD; encoded by the coding sequence ATGAGTCAAGGAGTTCTAGATGCATTTATCACGGAAGTTATTGCTGAAAGTGCTTTTGAGGAAATGGATCGAATCTACCTAACCAATCGTGTCTTGGCACGAGTGGGAGATGGTGTTTTGGAGGTTGAGACGGATCTGGATAAATTGATTGACCTCAAGGACCAGTTGGTTGAGGAGGCGGTTCGATTAGAGACGATTGAGGATAGTCAGACTGCGCGTGAAATCCTCGGTGCTGAATTGATGGACTTGGTGACACCTTGTCCAAGTCAGGTCAATCGTGACTTTTGGAAAACCTATGCCCAATCTCCCGAGCAGGCAATTGCGGACTTCTACCAACTTAGCCAGAAAAATGACTACATCAAGCTCAAGGCCATTGCTAAGAATATTGCTTATCGTGTACCATCTGACTACGGAGAACTTGAGATTACCATCAATCTGTCTAAACCTGAAAAGGATCCAAAAGAGATTGCGGCAGCTAAGTTGGTTCAAGCTAGCAATTACCCACAGTGTCAACTCTGTCTAGAGAACGAAGGCTACCATGGTCGGGTTAACCACCCAGCTCGCAGCAATCACCGCATTATCCGTTTCGAAATGGCGGGCCAGGAGTGGGGCTTCCAGTATTCGCCCTATGCTTATTTTAATGAGCACTGTATTTTCTTAGATGGTCAGCATCGTCCCATGGCTATTAGTCGTCAGAGTTTTGAGCGTCTGCTGGCTATCGTAGAGCAGTTTCCGGGCTATTTTGCGGGCTCTAATGCCGACCTGCCAATCGTGGGAGGCTCTATTCTGACTCATGATCACTATCAGGGAGGCCGACATGTTTTCCCTATGGAATTAGCTCCTTTACAAAAGACTTTCTGTTTTGCTGGTTTTGAGCAGGTCAAGGCTGGGATTGTCAAGTGGCCTATGTCAGTGCTACGTTTGACCTCGGATTCAAAAGAGTATTTGATCAACTTGGCTGACAAGATTTTGCAAGAATGGCGCCAGTATTCAGATCCTGCAGTGCAGATTTTAGCAGGGACAGACGGGACACCGCATCACACCATTACACCCATTGCCCGTAAACGAGATGGTCAGTTTGAATTGGACTTGGTCTTGCGGGATAATCAGACATCGCCAGAGCATCCTGATGGTATCTATCATCCCCACAAGGATGTTCAACATATCAAGAAGGAAAATATCGGCTTGATTGAGGTCATGGGCTTGGCTATCTTACCACCTCGTCTGAAAGCGGAAGTGGAGCAGGTTGCTAGCTACCTCGTGGGAGATGATGATATAGTTGCCGACTATCATCAGGAATGGGCAGACCAGCTCAAAGCCCAACATCCGGATCTAGCAGATAAAGAAAAAGCCCTTGAAATCGTCAAGGACTCTGTGGGCACTATTTTTGCGCGTGTTTTGGAGGACGCAGGGGTTTACAAGCAGACTGAGCAGGGACAGGTAGCCTTTATGCGCTTTGTAGAACAGGTCGGAATTTTGCCAGACTAG
- a CDS encoding HAD family hydrolase — protein MDAVIFDLDGLLADTEIISLKVYQELLKDFGIPFTEETYSREYSGHREEENVQRFLDTYDLPWNFDQTLEKVYELEARILAKGVNLKKGAKNLLAFLQREGIPIALATSSVESRARMILDSNGILSLFDHLVFAKDVKRSKPYPDIFLKACSDLNVLPENCLVLEDSEAGIEAAYRAGIPVICIPDLKMPAQSFLNKTEQVFQDLDAVRDYLESKKENQ, from the coding sequence ATGGACGCTGTAATATTTGATTTAGATGGCTTATTAGCTGATACTGAGATCATTTCTCTAAAAGTTTATCAAGAATTGCTTAAAGATTTTGGAATTCCTTTCACAGAAGAAACATATTCTAGAGAATACAGTGGACATAGGGAAGAGGAGAATGTTCAACGATTTTTAGATACCTATGATTTACCTTGGAACTTTGACCAAACCTTGGAAAAAGTTTATGAACTGGAAGCTCGAATATTAGCCAAAGGTGTAAATTTAAAAAAAGGTGCTAAAAATTTGCTTGCTTTTTTGCAAAGAGAAGGTATTCCAATCGCTTTAGCAACTTCAAGTGTTGAATCTAGAGCTAGAATGATTTTGGATAGCAATGGTATACTGTCCTTATTTGACCATCTAGTTTTTGCAAAAGATGTAAAGAGAAGCAAACCTTACCCTGATATATTTTTAAAGGCCTGTAGTGATTTGAATGTTTTACCAGAGAATTGCTTAGTATTAGAGGATAGTGAAGCAGGGATTGAAGCAGCGTATAGAGCTGGGATACCAGTTATTTGTATTCCAGACTTGAAAATGCCAGCACAGTCTTTCTTAAATAAAACAGAACAAGTTTTTCAGGATTTAGATGCTGTCAGAGACTATTTAGAAAGTAAGAAGGAGAATCAATGA
- a CDS encoding galactokinase, whose protein sequence is MTQDLTAQALRKDFLAVFGQEADQTFFSPGRINLIGEHTDYNGGHVFPAAISLGTYGAARKRDDQVLRFYSANFEDKGIIEVPLADLKFEKEHSWTNYPKGVLHFLQEAGHVIDKGFDFYVYGNIPNGAGLSSSASLELLTGVVAEHLFDLKLDRLDLVKIGKQTENNFIGVNSGIMDQFAIGMGADQRAIYLDTNTLEYDLVPLDLKDNVVVIMNTNKRRELADSKYNERRAECEKAVEELQVALDIQTLGELDEWAFDQYSYLIKDENRLKRARHAVLENQRTLKAQAALQAGDLETFGRLMNASHVSLEHDYEVTGLELDTLVHTAWAQEGVLGARMTGAGFGGCAIALVQKDAVEAFKEAVGKHYEEVVGYAPSFYIAEVAGGTRVLD, encoded by the coding sequence ATGACACAAGATCTTACTGCTCAAGCCCTTCGCAAAGACTTTCTTGCCGTTTTTGGTCAAGAAGCAGACCAAACCTTCTTTTCACCTGGCCGCATCAATTTAATTGGTGAACACACGGACTACAATGGCGGTCACGTTTTTCCTGCTGCGATTTCCTTGGGAACTTATGGGGCGGCTCGAAAACGTGACGACCAAGTTTTGCGTTTCTACTCAGCCAACTTTGAGGACAAGGGTATCATCGAAGTGCCTCTTGCTGACCTCAAATTTGAAAAAGAGCACAGCTGGACCAACTATCCAAAAGGGGTTCTTCATTTCTTGCAAGAAGCTGGACACGTGATTGACAAAGGGTTTGATTTTTATGTTTATGGGAATATCCCAAATGGAGCTGGCTTGTCATCATCAGCATCTTTGGAACTCTTGACTGGTGTTGTGGCAGAGCATCTCTTTGATTTAAAACTAGATCGTTTGGATTTGGTTAAAATCGGAAAACAAACAGAAAACAACTTTATCGGAGTAAACTCTGGTATCATGGACCAGTTTGCCATCGGTATGGGTGCTGACCAACGTGCCATTTACCTAGATACCAATACGTTAGAATACGACTTGGTGCCGCTTGATTTGAAGGACAATGTCGTTGTTATCATGAACACCAACAAACGTCGTGAATTGGCAGATTCTAAATACAATGAACGCCGTGCTGAGTGTGAAAAAGCTGTGGAAGAATTGCAAGTTGCCTTGGATATTCAGACCTTGGGTGAATTGGATGAGTGGGCCTTTGACCAATACAGCTATCTGATTAAAGATGAAAATCGCTTAAAACGTGCTCGCCATGCTGTGCTTGAAAACCAACGTACTCTTAAAGCTCAAGCAGCACTTCAAGCAGGTGATTTGGAAACATTTGGTCGCTTGATGAATGCGTCACACGTTTCTCTAGAACATGACTATGAAGTGACTGGCTTGGAATTGGATACCCTTGTTCACACAGCTTGGGCCCAAGAAGGTGTTCTTGGTGCTCGTATGACAGGGGCAGGATTTGGCGGATGTGCCATTGCCTTGGTTCAAAAAGACGCTGTTGAGGCCTTTAAGGAAGCTGTAGGCAAGCACTACGAGGAAGTCGTTGGATATGCTCCAAGCTTCTATATCGCTGAAGTTGCAGGTGGCACTCGCGTTTTAGACTAG
- the galR gene encoding DNA-binding transcriptional regulator GalR gives MATLKDIAQLASVSIATVSRVLNRDQSLSVTEETRHRILTVAEELGYTKHLKTGESHKPKQKIAIIQWVSEQGELDDLYYYQIRLGIEKRAQELDYDILRYFNDHPFTLSEEVIGILCIGKFSRAQIAAFEEYQKPLVFIDSDTLSLGHTCIITDFYTAVKQVVDHFLSQGMNRIGILTGLEETTDQEEIIQDKRLENFKDITQAKGIYHEELVFQGSFTAQSGYDLMKEAIHKLGEQLPPAFFAASDSLAIGALRALQEAGISLPDRVSLISFNDTSLTKQVYPPLSSITVYTEEMGRAGMDILNKEVLHGRKIPSLTMLGTRLTLRESTRNE, from the coding sequence ATGGCTACCTTAAAAGATATCGCACAGCTAGCCTCTGTCTCTATCGCGACCGTATCTCGTGTCCTCAATCGCGACCAGAGTCTATCTGTTACAGAAGAAACCAGACACCGTATTTTAACTGTCGCTGAAGAGCTGGGCTACACCAAGCATCTCAAGACAGGCGAATCCCACAAGCCCAAGCAAAAGATTGCCATTATCCAATGGGTCAGCGAACAAGGGGAGTTGGACGACCTCTACTATTATCAGATTCGTCTAGGTATTGAAAAAAGAGCCCAAGAGTTGGACTATGACATCTTGCGCTATTTTAATGACCATCCTTTTACACTGAGCGAGGAAGTGATTGGCATTCTCTGCATCGGAAAGTTCAGCCGAGCTCAGATTGCTGCCTTTGAAGAATACCAAAAACCTTTAGTCTTTATAGACAGCGATACCCTCTCACTAGGTCATACCTGTATTATTACTGACTTTTACACTGCTGTGAAACAAGTTGTAGACCATTTCCTCAGCCAAGGGATGAACCGTATCGGAATTCTCACAGGCCTTGAGGAAACAACCGACCAGGAAGAAATAATCCAGGATAAGCGACTAGAAAATTTCAAAGACATTACCCAAGCAAAGGGAATCTACCATGAAGAACTGGTCTTTCAGGGAAGCTTTACTGCCCAGTCTGGCTATGACTTGATGAAAGAGGCCATTCACAAGCTAGGAGAACAACTCCCACCAGCCTTTTTCGCAGCCAGCGATAGTTTAGCCATCGGTGCCCTTCGTGCCCTTCAAGAAGCTGGAATCAGCCTACCAGACCGTGTCAGTCTCATTTCTTTTAACGACACTAGCCTGACCAAGCAGGTCTATCCTCCCCTCTCCAGTATCACTGTCTATACCGAAGAAATGGGCCGAGCAGGCATGGATATTCTTAATAAGGAAGTTCTACACGGTCGCAAAATCCCCAGCTTGACTATGCTGGGAACCAGACTGACTTTGAGAGAAAGTACGAGGAATGAATAG
- a CDS encoding cation diffusion facilitator family transporter — protein sequence MSSKTSIWLAFFLNLSYAIVEFIAGGIFGSSAVLADSVHDLGDAIAIGISALLETISNREEDRQYTLGYKRFSLLGAMLTAVILMIGSVLVILENITKIVHPQPVNENGILWLGIIAVAINVLASLVVRKGKTKNESILSLHFLEDTLGWLAVILMAIILRFTDWYILDPLLSLVISIFILSKAIPRFWSALKIFLDSVPEGVETYDLEKDLEALPNVKSVNQLSIWSMDGLENNAIVHICIEDWEQMMETKEVVRQFLEERGVLNITIEVDSSKSNHAQHKRRVRKLEQKHGHHH from the coding sequence ATGAGTTCTAAAACATCTATCTGGTTAGCTTTTTTCTTAAATTTAAGCTATGCGATTGTTGAGTTTATCGCAGGAGGAATCTTTGGTTCGAGTGCAGTTCTTGCTGATTCTGTTCATGACCTGGGGGATGCTATAGCCATTGGTATATCAGCCCTTCTAGAAACAATTTCAAACCGTGAAGAAGATAGACAGTACACCTTGGGTTACAAACGTTTTAGCCTTTTAGGGGCCATGCTAACGGCTGTGATTCTTATGATAGGGTCTGTCCTAGTGATCTTGGAAAATATCACAAAGATCGTTCACCCGCAACCCGTTAATGAAAATGGTATCCTCTGGCTGGGAATCATTGCAGTGGCTATTAATGTGCTAGCTAGTCTAGTAGTCCGTAAAGGAAAGACAAAGAACGAGTCAATTCTTAGCCTGCATTTTTTGGAAGACACTCTTGGTTGGTTGGCTGTCATCCTAATGGCGATTATCCTCCGATTTACAGATTGGTATATCCTTGATCCGCTTTTATCGCTGGTTATTTCTATCTTTATTCTGTCGAAAGCCATTCCTCGCTTTTGGAGCGCACTGAAAATTTTCCTAGATTCTGTGCCAGAAGGGGTCGAGACATATGATTTGGAGAAGGATTTAGAGGCTCTACCCAATGTCAAAAGTGTCAATCAACTTAGCATTTGGTCCATGGACGGTTTAGAGAACAATGCTATTGTCCACATCTGTATCGAGGACTGGGAGCAGATGATGGAGACCAAAGAAGTGGTGCGTCAATTTTTAGAAGAAAGAGGCGTGCTGAATATCACTATTGAAGTGGATAGCAGTAAAAGCAATCATGCACAACATAAGCGGAGGGTGAGAAAGTTAGAGCAGAAGCATGGGCATCATCATTAG
- a CDS encoding TetR/AcrR family transcriptional regulator produces the protein MQKRDRRVSKTKKAIYQAFLQLLNDKGYDATTVQDIIDLADIGRSTFYCHYESKELLLDELCRYLFHHLFEREEHLTTEDYLAHIFLHFQKNQDHVTSLLFSKNDYFLRQLHKELEHHVYPMVADDLQEAYPNIPDSYLQHFVVTNFIETLTWWLKKGKSYTEDQVVRFYLDVIEINSTTPLDN, from the coding sequence ATGCAAAAAAGAGACCGTCGAGTCAGTAAGACGAAAAAAGCCATCTATCAAGCTTTTTTACAACTTTTGAACGACAAAGGCTATGATGCCACTACTGTTCAGGATATCATTGACCTAGCAGATATTGGACGTTCTACTTTTTACTGTCATTACGAAAGTAAGGAACTCCTTTTAGATGAGCTCTGTCGCTACCTCTTTCACCATCTCTTTGAAAGGGAAGAACACTTGACTACCGAGGACTACCTCGCACATATCTTTTTACATTTTCAGAAAAACCAGGACCATGTCACCAGTCTCCTTTTTTCCAAAAACGACTACTTCCTCCGCCAACTACACAAGGAACTCGAACACCACGTTTATCCCATGGTGGCGGATGACTTGCAAGAGGCCTATCCAAACATTCCGGACTCCTACCTCCAGCATTTTGTTGTGACGAACTTTATTGAGACCCTAACTTGGTGGCTAAAAAAAGGAAAATCCTATACCGAAGACCAAGTGGTGAGATTTTACCTTGATGTAATTGAGATAAACTCTACAACTCCACTTGATAACTAA